TGAGAATAACCAAATGGGAAGGCTCACCTTTTAATGCAGAGCCTGAAAAAAGCTCAGCACTTGAATGGTTCCCTATAAATCAGATGCCAGAAAATACAATTCAATATGTAAAAGATGCAATCGAAAAAGAAGACATCCACATGTGGTATGACAGCGACGGTTGGACCTAGACCATTATTATGAAAGGAGTTCTCCTCGTGAAAATAGGATTAGTCAGGCATTTTAAAGTAACAAGAGGGTATCCCGAGCATCGTTTGATATCTAGTAGCGATCTGATTAGATGGGTCAAAGAATATGATGAATCCGAAGTAGAGGAGAATTCTGTTGATCTAGGTTCCGTGAATTGGAAGAGCTGTTATTCAAGTGATTTGCCGCGAGCTCGTACAACAGCAGAAACAATTTATTCAGGTGAGATTAATGAAACAAATAAGCTAAGGGAAATTAACTTGGTTCCGCCCTTTAAGGCATCATTCCGTTTGCCACTTTTTCTACACCTAATTATGATACGACTCGCGTGGCTCTTTAAACACTCTTCTCAACCTGAAAACAAATATGAGACTAAAAAGCGATTAGATGATGTGATTGCGCAAGCAGAAGCAGAAGGGAAAGATTGTCTCATTGTTAGCCATGGTGGTGTAATGGATATTATGCGAAAAAACTTACGCAAACGAGGGTATAAAGGTCCATACTTTAAAGTTCCAACTAACGGGAAGTTGTACTTATTTGAGAAGTAGAAATCGATGTTTGGGATCTTTAAGGTCGCTTTCTGGATGTCTGGCCGACTCCTCATAATGTAGGAACGGGTAGTTATCCCCTCTCCTAAACGAGTCCGGCGTACGCTATTCATTTATATATTTCTCCATTTGTTTTTCCAGCCGAGCTAATCTCCTGTGTACAGCAATAAACATAGGTGCATATGCAATCATGATGATAATCAATAGACCCATTGTTATCCTCCCTTTATTCGGTTTCCTTATGATTCGCCACATTATTCAGGAACCCTTTTTCTGATAAACAAAAAATCCGAGCAATCGTGTCAATGTCATCGCATTGACAGAACTGCTCGGATTTTTTAATTTTAGACGATGTCCATTCATGTATTATTTCGAAAGCGAGGCCTGACGTGTCAGGACAAACTCCTTTTTCACTGCAGGTTTCTTTGTGGCATAACCGTTTTTGTAATAGCTTATTACTCTCGAGGTTACGGCAATAGATAATACGGAAAAGAATCCTTTGATGAATCCAATCGTATATAGGCTTGTGAGTACAACCATTAAATCAAAGACAAAGTTTGTTTTACCTGGATCAAAACCATAACGCTTTTGCAGAAATAAAGCTAAAATGTTTGAACCACCAAGGGATGCACTATTTTTAAACAATAAACTCAGGCCAATTCCGATAACAAATCCACCGGCTATAGCGCCTGCCCAATATGGAATTGAGAATGCGGGTAACCAAGTATCAATTCCTGTTAGCAGTGACAACATCGTAACAGATAACATCGTCGTCACAGTAAAGGACAGCCCCATTCTGAGCATTGAGAACAGATAAAATGGGATGTTAATGAGAAAAAACACGAACGAAAACGGTAGATGTGAGAGGTAAGCAATACTGAGTGATAGGCCTGCAGTTCCACCAGTTACTAGATCTGAGTGTTTAAGAATTACCACACCAAAAGCGGCTAATAAACAGCCAATAAAAATCAAGGTCCAACGCTTCATATGATTGTCGCTCCTTCCGAACATTTTCTTCTATTATTAGAATATCGAAAAGAGAAGGATTCGCGCATAATACTATGAAGGAATATCTAACAAAAACCCTGTATTTTGAAGTCATTTAAACTATAATGATACTAAAATGAAGGAGGAGAGAGATTGGACACTATAGATCGGAAAATTATCATGGCTATTCAAGAGGACTCACGAATGACAGTTAGTGAGCTTTCCAAACGATTGGCACTAAGCCGTCCAAGTACAGCAGAACGTTTGGTTAGACTAAAGGAGAAAGGAATTATTGAAGCGTTTACAGCTAGAATTTCCCTTACTGCGATTGGTAGAGACATGATGCTGATTATTCAAGTGGGAGCATTAAAGGTGTCAATTCATGAGTTTGAGGCTATGATACAAAAAGAAGAATCAATCATTGAGTGTCATCGAGTAACAGGTGAAGTCAGCTACTTTTTAAAAGCAGCAGTGAGTGATATGAATAGTATGACCATGTTAATTGATCGGCTGATCCCGTTTGGGAACATTAATACATCCACTGTCCTTACCTCTCCTGTTCCATATCGGGTTATTTCTCCTTGATTAAAAGGAAATACTCGTATCGTTGTAGAATACATAAGACAATCAGAAAGGGTGTTTAATATGAAATTTTCAAAGATGCAATATGAACGTCCAGAAAAAGAAGAAGTAGAAAAAACGTTTACGGAGCATATTCAATTATTTAAAGAATCAACATCAGTGGAAGAGCAGGTTGAGGCGTTAAAAGCGATCCAAGATTATTCGAATTGGCTTGATACACAAGCGAATCTTGTTTCAATTCGCCACTCGATTGACACCGAAGATGCATTTTATAAGGCAGAGAAGGAATACATAGATGAAGTGATGCCTGTGATGCAGGAGTTTACGACGGATTATTATCAAGCGTTGGTTGATTCACCGTTTCGAGCTGAACTTGAAGAAAAATGGGGAAGCCAGTTATTTAAATTGGCCGAGCTAAAGCTGAAAACATTTAACCCAGACATTATTCCAGAGCTTCAGCTTGGAGAATAAGCTAACAACGGAATACGGACAATTAATTGCTTCAGCTAAGGTTGAATTTGATGGGGAGGAGCGAACATTAGCGCAGCTCACACCATTTGAACAATCAACAGATCGGCAAGTACGTAAGCAAGCATCCACAGCTAAATTTGGTTTTCTGGCAGAGAATGAGGAGCAGCTAGATCGAATTTATGATGATCTGGTACAGGTACGTACACGTATGGCACATAAGCTCGGTTATGACAATTACGTAGAACTTGGTTATGCACGTATGACTCGTACTGACTATGATGCAGAAATGGTTGCGAACTTCAGACAGCAAGTCCAGGATTATATAGTACCAGTAGCTACAAAACTGCGAGAGCGGCAGCAAAAGCGTATCGGTGTTGATACCCTCAATTATTATGATGAGAATTTTACTTTCCAAACAGGGAATGCAAACCCTAAAGGAGATGCCGACTGGATTATTGAAAATGGAAAGCTAATGTATAAGGAGTTATCTCCAGAAACAGATGAGTTTTTTACGTATATGATTGAAAATGAGCTTATGGATTTGTTAAGTAAAAAAGGTAAAGAGAGTGGAGGGTACTGTTCATTCTTACCAGAGTATGGGTCCCCGTTTATTTTCTCTAACTTTAATGGAACCTCTGGAGATATAGATGTACTCACACATGAGGCAGGACATGCTTTTCAGGTTTTCCAAAGTCGTCATTTAGGTGTACCGGAATACAGCTTCCCGACCATGGAAGCAGCAGAGATTCACTCGATGAGCATGGAGTTTTTTGCGTGGCCATGGATGGAGCATTTCTTTAAAGAGGATACTGAAAAATATAAGTTTGCGCATTTGGCCAGTGCGATATTATTTATCCCATATGGCGTCGCGGTTGATGAATTCCAGCATTTTATTTATGCCAACCCGGAAGCGTCTCCTGCTGAAAGAAAGCTTTATTGGAGTAAACTTGAAGAGAGATATCTACCTCATCGTAACTATGATGGAAACAGCTATTTGGAAGCAGGAGGATTTTGGCAGAGACAGTCTCATATCTACCAAGTTCCGTTCTACTATATTGATTATACCCTTGCTCAGATCTGCGCGTTGCAGTTCTGGAAACGTATGAACGACGATCAGCCAGCCGCATGGAGTGATTACCTCAATCTGTGTCAAAAGGGAGGCAGCTTATCCTTCCTTGAACTTGTTGAAGTGGCAGGCTTACGTTCGCCATTTACCGATGGCACGGTTTCGTCCGTGATTGGGGAAATTGAGGCTTGGTTAGACGGAGTGAACGATCAGAAGTTATAAGTCTTATAATAAAATAGGACAGGTGAACTGGACATGGTCTAGTTCACCTGTTTTTTCTTTGTGTTCTACATTTGAAACAAGCATTTTCTTTGGTAAAAGCCCAATTATCGGAATAAGCTAAATTCTCTTTCTTCTAAAAGATCTATCGCTTATAATGAATACTTATACATAGAAAAGTAGAGAGAAGGGAAACAAGTGGAGACAAGAAATCCTACAGCTATTATTGATCAAAGTAAAATCAGGCCGTTTCATATCCTGTTTATTTTCTGGCTCTTTTTAATTATTTTATTTGACGGATATGATGTGGTTGTATACGGAGCAGTGGTTCCATCTCTTATTGAAGAGTGGGGCATTACTGATTTGTTAGCAGGTTCGATTGGAAGTTATACCGTTATCGGAATGGCTATCGGGACAATCTTATGCGGCATTTTAGCAGATAAGTTTGGTCGTAAAAAGGTCATCATTGGTACAACTCTCTTATTCAGCTTATTTACAATTTTATCTGGCTTTGCTCCTAACGAGTATGTTTTCATCGTTTTTCGAGTGATTGCCGGTTTAGGACTAGGTGGAGTGATGCCCAACGTCATTGCGTTAACAACCGAGTATGCACCTAGACGGATCCGTGCTGCGTTAATCTCATTTGTTTTTTGTGGCTATTCCTTAGGTGCAATCATTGCTGCACTAACGAGTCGAGCGGTATTACCTGAATTCGGCTTGGCAGCCTGTGTTTTGGCTTGCGGGGATTCCAATTTTGTTTCTTCCTTTTCTACTAAAGCATATTCCTGAATCGATTGTGTTTCTGTTATTAAAAGATCGTGAGCAGGAAGCAAAACAAATTCTACAAAAATTAGCTCCGGACGAAGACTTAAGCAATGTGAAACTGGAAAAGCCAGTTCTTCCTAAATCAGGTTCGCCGGTTGTTCATTTATTTAAAGAGAAACGCTCCTTCAGTACTCTAATGTTTTGGACATCGTGTTTTTGTGCTTTTGTGTTGATCTATGCATTAAATACATGGTTGCCAACCCTGATGATGCAGGTTGGAAATGACTTAAGCTCGAGTTTGCTCTTTACTGCGGTATTGCAGTTGGGTGCAATAGTTGGAACACTTATTTTTGGACGTGTGGTGGATAAGGTAGGCTTTAAAAAAGTCATGGTTCCACTGTTTTTCACCGGAGCTGTAGCATTATCCTTTGTAGGCATGACAACAAATGCAGTGATTGTGTTTGCCCTACTGGCTATCATTGGAGCCTCTTCGTTAGGTGTGCAAAATCTCTCAAATGCATTTGTTTCTCAATATTATCCTTCCACAATGCGTTCCACGGCACTCGGAAGTACCATTGCCTTTGGTCGTATCGGTGGGATTGTAGCTCCGACTTTTGTAGGCATTCTGTTAACGATGAATCTACAACCACAGTTTAACTTTATGGCACTAGGAATAGCAGCACTTATTGGTGGAACTGCGATGATCTTTGTACAGGAACAGTATGCTGCCTATACAAAAGATACATCTAATCAATCAGTTGAAAAATCAGCTTAAGATGAATGGCTTGTACAGGAAATTAATAGATTAAAAAACCGAATCATCATCATGATGGTTCGGTTTTTGTCCGTTAGAAATAAGAGAGAAAGGTATCACTACAGACATACACTCCCCCATCCCGGTAGTGGCGAGTCTGCAGATTACCCCTCGCTCGACTTTATAGGATATACATAAACTTCAATTCCAGCTTTGTTTTTATAGGAAACCCTCTCAGTAAATGCTAACCTAGATATTAGAATAGGAGGAGGATCATGGATAAGCATAAAAGGAATATCTGGATTGCATTTATTGGGAGCGTCATCATTATTGCTGTTACAGTTGTAACGATCATACAAATTAGCAGGAATCATCAAGAGAATATGGCTATTATTGAGCAGTGTTTTGAAAAGTTTGAACAAGAAGGTAGCGTTGTGGTGGTAGAAAAGAAAAGCTTCTGGTCGCCAGTGACTTGTGAAAAGAACTAGTCTATCCATTATCTCTTTCCAGATGAGAAAAACCTTGTTATAATTAAGAATGAGAATCATTTTTAATGAAAAGTTAGTCAAATAGATGTAACAAGGTACGAATCAGGAGGGGTAGTTGTGGCTAATCACGAAGATGTTTACGATGTGACCATTATAGGCGGAGGACCTGCTGGATTATATAGTGCATTTTATAGTGGAATGCGTGATATGAAAACAAAAATTGTTGAATATCAAGCTCAGCTTGGCGGCAAGATTTTGCTTTATCCAGAGAAAATCATCTGGGATATTGGTGGTTTACCACCCACTCCTGGTCAACAGGTGCTGACAAATCTAAACGAGCAAGCAAGAACCTTTGAACCAACTATCTGCTTAAACGAACAAATACAGGAGCTAATACGACGAGAGGATGGAATCTTTATATTAAAAGGTACATCTGGTGAGACTCATTATTCAAAAAGTATCGTGCTGGCAGTGGGTCACGGCATCTTCAAAACAGCTAAGCTGGAAATTGAAGGAGCAGACCGATATGAAGTGACTAACTTGCATTATACTGTGCAGCAGCTTGATAAATTTAAGGATCAACATGTAATTATTTCTGGGGGAGGGAACTCCGCTGTTGACTGGGCAAATGCACTTGAGCCAATTGCAGCTAGTGTCGCAGTGGTACACCGCAGAGATGAATTCGGAGGACATGAAAGCAATGTTAAGCAGATGAGGGCCTCCTCTGTTGACGTGTTAACACCTTATTGTGTAGAAGAATTACATGGTGATGAGGCAGGCACTGCAATCGAACGGGTGACACTAAAAGATCTTGAAACAGAAGAATGTGTTGAACATCAGGTAGATGCAGTTATTGTGAATCATGGTTATAAGATGGATCTTGATTTCCTGTTAGAGAGCCCTTTAGAGTTTAAAACAAACGAAGGAATTCTAGCTGTAAATGAAAAGATGGAAACAAGTGTACCTGGAGTTTTCGCAGCGGGTGACTTAGTGAATAATGACGGAAAACTGCGTCTCATTGCTGGTGCCTACGTTGATGGAGCTAAAGCCATTAATCAGGCCAAATTATTTATCCAACCAGACGCTACAGAACAAGCTTATGTATCCTCTCATAATGAGCGGTTTAAAGAGAAGAATAAGGAATTGCTCAAAAATGAAAAGCTTGTACATGCAGGAACACATTAAAAAAGAAGAGACGCTGCCACGTCTCCTCTCTTTTTGAGGTTTATCGTACCTCAAATGTCTTACAATCGGTTTCTGCAGAGTCTTTTGCCTTTGATTTATCATGGTGATTCACCACATAAATCTCTGAAGCTCCGCAGTGATTGTCTCCAAGCCCAATGCAAACAGCTTGAGACTTCACACAAAATTTGTTGTGCCATTTTACAGCACCTCCTGTCTTTAATGGATGGACCACCAGGAAAAAACAGAACTGCAAGCACAAGATAAAGCCTACTATTCGGGCTTTTTTTTTGTGACCGGGTGATAAAGCCGGTCGAACGTATCATATCAAATCGAGATTCCACAAGCAAGAAACGCATGGAAATTTTTACAATAGACGTGTTTGATGTGCGGACGATTTTTATCATATATTCATACGATATAATGTGTAATAATAAGAAGAGATAAAAAACGAGCGACAGCAGGGGAAAGATGAAAGGGGAGAGAAAGTTTGTTTGAGGCAGTTATAGATTTCTTAAGGGATTTTGGAGCATGGGGTTTGTTTATTCATTCCTTTGCAGATGCTGTTATTTTTCCGATCCCGGCATTCTTTCTACAAGTATCACTCAGCCTGATTAATCCTTCTCAAGCATTGTGGCTTGCAACAGTTGGTTATGTTGCCTGTATGTTAGGTACACCTCTTGGGTACTTAATCGGGCATTATTTGGGAGATTCGGTTCTTCAAAAACTACTTAAAAAAGATGCACTGCAAAAGGCGCAAACGTTATTTACTAAAAATGGAGAAGCAGCTATTCTAATTGGTGCATTCACTCCGATTCCTTTTAAAGTGTTTACGATAATGGCAGGAGCAATGAAGTTTTCGTTATGGAAGCTGATTGGATACGCTGCAATTGGCCGAGCGGTTAAGTTTTATGCAGTTGGTTTTTTGTTTTACTTCTACGGGAGAGCCGCAGAGAACTTGATTGATTCATATCTTACGTATATCTTTTTAGGAGTTGCTGTTTTACTCTTTATAGGACTTATGATTAAAAGAAAGATCCAAAAGAGCAAACGCTTAGAGATGGATGTTGAAGCTACTAAGGAGAAAGCGGTTAAATAGTGATATGACCTTTATGTAGCGCTCTGGCTTTAGCGGCACGTCGCGCAAGTCGGGGCGTGGACCTAGATATGATTATAACTGCTTAAAACAAAACCCCCGCATCACTAGTCTAGTGGTCGGGGGTTTTTGTTCATCCTTATGCTGTAAGAAGGCTTAAACTCTTTTTAAGTCTTATACCTGTGTGCGGAAGCGTTCTAGAAAATTCCGTAGTCGATCGCTTTTTGGATTATCTAGGACGTCGCTTGGTTTACCGTGTTCTACTAACTGTCCGTCTGCTATAAATACAATGCGGTCAGAGACTTGCCAAGCGAAGTCCATTTCATGTGTTACAAGAATCATGGACATGTCGCCTTGCTGAGCAAGGTCTTTGATAACAGCAAGTACTTCACCTACAAGCTCAGGGTCAAGAGCTGAGGTAGGTTCATCAAACAGCATAACCTTAGGCTGCATAACCAAAGCACGGGCAATGGCTACACGTTGTTGCTGACCACCAGAGAGTTGAATGGGATAGTTATCAACCTTATCACCAAGACCAACCTTCTCAAGCATTTCCCTTGCACGAGTTTCAGCTTCTTTCTTTGATAGACCTAGGACGTGAATAGGAGCTTCTGTACAGTTTCTTAAAATAGTCATATGAGGGAAAAGGTTAAAGTGTTGAAAAACCATTCCGACATTTGAACGAACTTTTCTTAGGTGCTTTTCATCCGCATCCGTCCACTTACCCTTTGCTTGCATTTTCCACAAATTTTCGCCTTCAACGATGATATCCCCACCTGTTGGTTTCTCAAGTGTCATCAGCATGCGAATAATAGTTGTTTTACCAGATCCACTTGGTCCGATAATGGATACAATTTCACCTGGATCTACATCCAGTGTGAAATCCTTCATGACTTCTAATTCATCAAAGGATTTTTTGATCCCTTTAAATTGTACAATTGGCTGTGTCATGTTGATGTCTGCTCCTTTTCAACTTTTTTGGCTTTTCTGCTAATACGGTTATTCATTCGTTTTTCTGCGTAACCAACAAGCAGAGAGGATGGATAACTGAGTAGAAGGAATAACAGACCTACAATCGTATAGACCTCAGTATACTGGAAGTTTGAAGCACCCAGTTCACGTGCGGCTGCAAGCATTTCATAAACAGAGATAGCCATTAGTAGTGGCGTTTCTTTAAATAAAACAATTAAATAATTGCCCATCATTGGGATAACCGGTGGGATGGCCTGAGGTAAAATGACTTTTACCCATGTTTTTGTTCGGCCGAAGTTAAGAGCGCGGCTTGCCTCCCATTGACCTTTAGGTACAGAATTTATCCCTGATCGATAGATTTCTGATAAGTAGGTGGCATAGTGAATGCCGAGTGTCGCTATTCCTGCTGTAACAGCACTCATGGAAACACCAACAACTGGAATTTGTGGCCATGCATAATACACAAAAAACAGTTGAACAAGTGGTGGTGTACTTCGGACAAATTGTACAAATCCAAAAACTGTCCACGCTAGTGGTTTAAAGGATGAGCGACCTAACAAAGTTAGCACTAAGCCAAACGTTACTGAAACAAGATACGCTCCAAGTGTAATGCCGAGTGTAACAAACATGGCACGAAAGATGACTGGGAATGCGTCTGCTACTACCTGCCAATCAATCATGTGCTAGCCACTCCCTTCGATGCTCGCTTCTCGAAATATTTAGAGAGAAGAATAAGGGGTAGGGCAACAAGGAAATACATCACTAATAAGATGGAAAAAACGGGTAGAGCGATGCTATAATCGGCTCCACGTAAGTTTTGGCCCCAATACATCATGTCCTGCAACGTTATTAAGGCAACAAGAGATGTTCCTTTCAAAAGCTCAATTGAGTTGTTTGTTAAGCCTGGAATCATTGTTCTAAATGCTTGTGGAAGAATAACACGAAACATTTGCTGTCTGCTTGTCAT
The nucleotide sequence above comes from Alkalicoccobacillus plakortidis. Encoded proteins:
- a CDS encoding histidine phosphatase family protein gives rise to the protein MKIGLVRHFKVTRGYPEHRLISSSDLIRWVKEYDESEVEENSVDLGSVNWKSCYSSDLPRARTTAETIYSGEINETNKLREINLVPPFKASFRLPLFLHLIMIRLAWLFKHSSQPENKYETKKRLDDVIAQAEAEGKDCLIVSHGGVMDIMRKNLRKRGYKGPYFKVPTNGKLYLFEK
- a CDS encoding YitT family protein, whose amino-acid sequence is MKRWTLIFIGCLLAAFGVVILKHSDLVTGGTAGLSLSIAYLSHLPFSFVFFLINIPFYLFSMLRMGLSFTVTTMLSVTMLSLLTGIDTWLPAFSIPYWAGAIAGGFVIGIGLSLLFKNSASLGGSNILALFLQKRYGFDPGKTNFVFDLMVVLTSLYTIGFIKGFFSVLSIAVTSRVISYYKNGYATKKPAVKKEFVLTRQASLSK
- a CDS encoding Lrp/AsnC family transcriptional regulator; protein product: MDTIDRKIIMAIQEDSRMTVSELSKRLALSRPSTAERLVRLKEKGIIEAFTARISLTAIGRDMMLIIQVGALKVSIHEFEAMIQKEESIIECHRVTGEVSYFLKAAVSDMNSMTMLIDRLIPFGNINTSTVLTSPVPYRVISP
- a CDS encoding MFS transporter is translated as METRNPTAIIDQSKIRPFHILFIFWLFLIILFDGYDVVVYGAVVPSLIEEWGITDLLAGSIGSYTVIGMAIGTILCGILADKFGRKKVIIGTTLLFSLFTILSGFAPNEYVFIVFRVIAGLGLGGVMPNVIALTTEYAPRRIRAALISFVFCGYSLGAIIAALTSRAVLPEFGLAACVLACGDSNFVSSFSTKAYS
- a CDS encoding MFS transporter, with amino-acid sequence MFLPFLLKHIPESIVFLLLKDREQEAKQILQKLAPDEDLSNVKLEKPVLPKSGSPVVHLFKEKRSFSTLMFWTSCFCAFVLIYALNTWLPTLMMQVGNDLSSSLLFTAVLQLGAIVGTLIFGRVVDKVGFKKVMVPLFFTGAVALSFVGMTTNAVIVFALLAIIGASSLGVQNLSNAFVSQYYPSTMRSTALGSTIAFGRIGGIVAPTFVGILLTMNLQPQFNFMALGIAALIGGTAMIFVQEQYAAYTKDTSNQSVEKSA
- a CDS encoding NAD(P)/FAD-dependent oxidoreductase; amino-acid sequence: MANHEDVYDVTIIGGGPAGLYSAFYSGMRDMKTKIVEYQAQLGGKILLYPEKIIWDIGGLPPTPGQQVLTNLNEQARTFEPTICLNEQIQELIRREDGIFILKGTSGETHYSKSIVLAVGHGIFKTAKLEIEGADRYEVTNLHYTVQQLDKFKDQHVIISGGGNSAVDWANALEPIAASVAVVHRRDEFGGHESNVKQMRASSVDVLTPYCVEELHGDEAGTAIERVTLKDLETEECVEHQVDAVIVNHGYKMDLDFLLESPLEFKTNEGILAVNEKMETSVPGVFAAGDLVNNDGKLRLIAGAYVDGAKAINQAKLFIQPDATEQAYVSSHNERFKEKNKELLKNEKLVHAGTH
- a CDS encoding YqaA family protein, producing MFEAVIDFLRDFGAWGLFIHSFADAVIFPIPAFFLQVSLSLINPSQALWLATVGYVACMLGTPLGYLIGHYLGDSVLQKLLKKDALQKAQTLFTKNGEAAILIGAFTPIPFKVFTIMAGAMKFSLWKLIGYAAIGRAVKFYAVGFLFYFYGRAAENLIDSYLTYIFLGVAVLLFIGLMIKRKIQKSKRLEMDVEATKEKAVK
- the ehuA gene encoding ectoine/hydroxyectoine ABC transporter ATP-binding protein EhuA; amino-acid sequence: MTQPIVQFKGIKKSFDELEVMKDFTLDVDPGEIVSIIGPSGSGKTTIIRMLMTLEKPTGGDIIVEGENLWKMQAKGKWTDADEKHLRKVRSNVGMVFQHFNLFPHMTILRNCTEAPIHVLGLSKKEAETRAREMLEKVGLGDKVDNYPIQLSGGQQQRVAIARALVMQPKVMLFDEPTSALDPELVGEVLAVIKDLAQQGDMSMILVTHEMDFAWQVSDRIVFIADGQLVEHGKPSDVLDNPKSDRLRNFLERFRTQV
- the ehuD gene encoding ectoine/hydroxyectoine ABC transporter permease subunit EhuD; the encoded protein is MIDWQVVADAFPVIFRAMFVTLGITLGAYLVSVTFGLVLTLLGRSSFKPLAWTVFGFVQFVRSTPPLVQLFFVYYAWPQIPVVGVSMSAVTAGIATLGIHYATYLSEIYRSGINSVPKGQWEASRALNFGRTKTWVKVILPQAIPPVIPMMGNYLIVLFKETPLLMAISVYEMLAAARELGASNFQYTEVYTIVGLLFLLLSYPSSLLVGYAEKRMNNRISRKAKKVEKEQTST